In Halopseudomonas nanhaiensis, a single window of DNA contains:
- a CDS encoding spinster family MFS transporter, translating to MAQTPDSPPGGFDEDIARRITPAYRRYALILLVAAYTSSHVDRNIVGILIEPLKADLLLSDTQLGFLSGIAFALFYATLGIPIAVIADRSNRRNIIAWSIAIWSAMTAVCGLAQNFWQLAIARIGVGIGEAGSSPPSHSMLSDLYPKEQRSSAMSIYALGVYFGIMIGFLVGGFVADAWGWRAAFFVVGLPGLLIALLVRFTMIEPPRGFADGVPPPPRGKVDIKKGFAVLWRVRTTRHVVIGVTLTALVGYGTIVWNPAFLIRNHGLTATQVGLFLGPVMGIVGGLGAWIGGMLADKAAARNMAWNAWIVGVAKFLAIPFIIAFYLVDSTFWALVCYMPAVFLGAFYLGPSFAMIQSLTPLRSRALASAIMLLVLNLFGLGFGPQLIGIVSDLMRDAVGIESLRYALIGAAFVNVWACFHYYMAGKTIRYDLDHIEH from the coding sequence ATGGCCCAAACGCCAGATTCACCCCCGGGCGGGTTCGACGAGGACATCGCTCGCCGCATTACGCCAGCTTATCGCCGCTACGCTCTTATTCTGCTCGTCGCTGCCTACACCTCGAGTCACGTTGACCGCAATATCGTCGGGATCCTGATCGAGCCACTGAAGGCCGATCTGCTTCTGTCGGACACCCAGCTGGGCTTCCTGTCAGGCATCGCCTTTGCCCTCTTCTACGCCACCCTGGGTATCCCGATCGCGGTCATTGCCGACCGGTCCAACCGTCGCAACATCATCGCCTGGTCCATTGCCATCTGGAGTGCGATGACCGCGGTCTGCGGTCTGGCCCAGAACTTCTGGCAGCTTGCCATCGCACGTATCGGTGTCGGCATCGGGGAAGCCGGCTCCAGCCCACCGTCGCACTCCATGCTGTCGGACCTGTATCCGAAAGAGCAGCGCTCCAGCGCCATGTCGATCTACGCCCTGGGCGTGTATTTCGGGATCATGATCGGCTTTCTCGTCGGCGGCTTCGTGGCAGATGCTTGGGGTTGGCGGGCAGCGTTCTTCGTGGTTGGTCTGCCTGGCCTGCTGATCGCCCTGCTGGTGCGCTTCACCATGATCGAACCACCGCGCGGCTTCGCCGACGGGGTTCCACCGCCACCGCGCGGCAAGGTCGATATCAAGAAAGGTTTCGCCGTCCTCTGGCGCGTACGAACCACCCGCCACGTCGTCATAGGGGTGACCCTGACCGCGCTGGTCGGCTATGGCACCATCGTCTGGAACCCCGCGTTCCTGATCCGCAACCACGGCCTCACCGCCACTCAGGTCGGTCTGTTCCTCGGTCCGGTCATGGGCATCGTCGGGGGCCTGGGCGCCTGGATCGGCGGCATGCTGGCCGACAAGGCCGCTGCGCGGAACATGGCCTGGAATGCCTGGATCGTCGGCGTAGCCAAGTTTCTCGCCATTCCGTTCATCATTGCTTTCTATCTGGTCGACAGCACCTTCTGGGCGCTGGTCTGCTACATGCCGGCCGTGTTCCTGGGCGCATTCTACCTCGGGCCCAGCTTCGCCATGATCCAGAGTCTTACTCCGCTGCGTAGCCGCGCGCTCGCCTCGGCCATCATGCTGCTGGTATTGAACCTGTTCGGTCTGGGCTTCGGTCCGCAGCTGATCGGCATTGTCAGCGACCTGATGCGCGATGCGGTGGGCATCGAAAGTCTGCGCTATGCATTGATCGGCGCCGCCTTCGTTAACGTATGGGCCTGCTTCCATTACTACATGGCCGGCAAGACCATCCGTTACGATCTGGATCACATCGAACACTGA
- a CDS encoding acyl-CoA dehydrogenase, whose protein sequence is MVTLVWLIGLFFCLAGLAYVRSGLLNGCLVVGLYLLAMTLFSPTHWLIMLLLWAVFLGLAIPLNMADWRRDNISAPLFKWFQKVLPPLSDTEKEAIDAGTVWWDGELFSGRPDWTQLHDYPKPQLTEQEQAFIDGPVEQLCSMTSEWELTTHLQDLPEDVWDFVRSNGFFGLIIPTEFGGKGFSAYAHSQIVMKLASRSGDLGSTVMVPNSLGPAELLLQYGTEQQKNHYLPRLAAGQEVPCFALTSPEAGSDAGAMPDRGIVCHGHWQGEEVLGLRVTWEKRYITLGPVATLLGLAFKVFDPDNLLGDQEELGISLALIPTDTPGVDIGRRHFPLNAAFMNGPNSGKDVFIPMDYLIGGQDMIGQGWVMLMNCLSVGRSISLPAGSTGAAKMASMTTGAYARIRQQFGLPIGEFEGVQEALARIGGNTYIMDAARAMTAGAVDLGEKPSVLSAVVKYHLTERMRQCINDAMDIHGGKGICMGPKNYLGRAYQSVPISITVEGANILTRNMMIFGQGAIRCHPYVLDEMLATQDEDRERGLRRFDRLLFEHVGFATSNAAASLLLGLTGGALASVPEHVETRFFYRHISRLSACFATLADTTMLVLGGELKRRERLSARLGDMLSNLYLASAALKRFEDQGRPDEDLPFLEWSVRDALARCEEAMDDILRNFPLRWAGVLLRILVMPLGRQVTPPSDRIGAEVARRLMTPGAARDRLIAGCFRSNDPNDVTGLLNHALEKVIQADAVEKRMARSIKEGNLAYDNDADMLAVAIAADIITKEDADVIRQAHSARRAVIEVDDFSKEEMTPSTGER, encoded by the coding sequence ATGGTCACGCTGGTTTGGCTGATCGGTTTGTTTTTCTGTCTGGCAGGACTGGCCTACGTACGCAGCGGCTTGCTCAATGGCTGTCTGGTGGTAGGTCTCTATCTTCTGGCAATGACGCTGTTCAGCCCGACCCACTGGTTGATCATGCTGCTGCTCTGGGCTGTGTTTCTTGGTCTGGCGATTCCGCTCAACATGGCGGACTGGCGTCGAGACAACATCAGCGCTCCTCTCTTCAAGTGGTTTCAGAAAGTGCTGCCTCCCCTGTCGGATACCGAAAAGGAAGCCATCGACGCGGGCACCGTGTGGTGGGACGGTGAGCTGTTCAGTGGGCGGCCGGACTGGACGCAGCTTCATGACTACCCGAAACCGCAGCTGACCGAGCAGGAGCAGGCCTTCATCGACGGTCCCGTCGAGCAGCTTTGCAGCATGACCAGTGAATGGGAGCTCACCACGCACCTGCAGGATCTGCCGGAGGACGTGTGGGATTTCGTGCGCAGTAACGGGTTCTTCGGTCTGATCATCCCCACCGAGTTCGGCGGCAAGGGGTTTTCCGCCTATGCGCATTCGCAGATCGTCATGAAGCTGGCAAGCCGCAGTGGTGATCTGGGTTCCACGGTCATGGTCCCCAACTCGCTGGGCCCGGCCGAACTGCTGCTGCAATACGGCACCGAGCAACAGAAAAATCATTACCTTCCGCGCCTTGCCGCCGGGCAGGAAGTGCCCTGCTTCGCCCTTACCTCGCCGGAGGCCGGTTCCGATGCAGGGGCCATGCCCGACCGTGGCATCGTCTGCCATGGACACTGGCAGGGCGAAGAGGTCCTCGGACTGCGCGTCACCTGGGAAAAACGCTATATCACCCTCGGCCCGGTGGCCACACTGCTGGGGCTGGCATTCAAGGTATTCGATCCGGACAACCTGCTCGGCGATCAGGAAGAGCTCGGAATCTCCCTGGCGCTGATCCCCACGGACACCCCCGGCGTCGATATCGGTCGTCGGCACTTCCCGCTCAATGCGGCATTCATGAACGGGCCAAACTCCGGGAAGGACGTCTTCATTCCCATGGACTACCTGATCGGCGGACAGGACATGATCGGCCAGGGCTGGGTCATGCTGATGAACTGTCTGTCCGTGGGCCGTTCGATCTCTCTGCCTGCCGGTAGCACCGGCGCCGCGAAGATGGCCAGCATGACGACAGGCGCCTACGCCCGCATCCGTCAGCAGTTCGGCCTGCCGATCGGCGAATTCGAAGGTGTGCAGGAGGCACTCGCGCGGATCGGTGGTAACACCTACATCATGGACGCCGCCCGGGCCATGACGGCGGGTGCGGTCGATCTGGGCGAGAAACCGTCGGTACTGTCGGCGGTGGTCAAGTATCACCTCACCGAACGCATGCGCCAGTGCATCAACGATGCCATGGACATACACGGCGGCAAGGGCATCTGCATGGGCCCGAAGAACTATCTGGGCCGTGCCTATCAGTCGGTGCCCATCTCCATCACCGTCGAAGGCGCCAACATTCTCACTCGCAACATGATGATCTTCGGCCAGGGCGCCATCCGCTGCCATCCGTATGTTCTGGACGAAATGCTGGCGACCCAGGACGAGGATCGTGAGCGCGGACTGCGCCGCTTCGACAGGCTGCTGTTCGAGCACGTTGGCTTCGCTACCAGCAACGCTGCAGCGAGTCTATTGCTGGGATTGACCGGGGGCGCCCTGGCCAGCGTGCCGGAGCATGTGGAAACCCGTTTTTTCTACCGCCACATATCGCGGTTGTCCGCGTGCTTCGCAACCCTCGCCGATACCACGATGCTAGTGCTGGGCGGCGAACTCAAACGCCGTGAGCGTCTCTCTGCGCGCCTCGGCGACATGCTCAGCAATTTGTACCTGGCCAGCGCGGCACTCAAGCGCTTTGAAGACCAGGGCCGTCCCGACGAGGATCTGCCGTTTCTGGAATGGAGCGTTCGCGATGCACTGGCCCGCTGCGAGGAGGCGATGGACGACATTCTGCGCAATTTCCCGCTGCGCTGGGCCGGGGTGCTGCTGCGGATTCTGGTCATGCCGCTGGGCCGGCAGGTGACGCCGCCGTCCGACCGCATCGGCGCGGAAGTGGCCCGCCGGCTGATGACGCCTGGCGCGGCGCGTGACCGCCTGATCGCAGGCTGCTTCCGCAGCAACGACCCGAACGATGTTACCGGTCTGCTCAATCACGCATTGGAAAAGGTCATCCAGGCTGACGCAGTCGAGAAGCGCATGGCCCGCTCTATCAAGGAAGGCAATCTCGCTTACGACAATGACGCAGACATGCTGGCCGTGGCGATTGCCGCGGACATCATCACCAAGGAAGATGCCGATGTGATCCGGCAGGCGCACAGTGCGCGCCGTGCCGTTATCGAAGTCGACGACTTCTCCAAGGAGGAGATGACGCCGTCGACCGGGGAACGCTGA
- a CDS encoding Na+/H+ antiporter family protein, translating into MNAVVAAVAVMLVLSLCRVHVVVALIIGAVTGGLLGGLGLEATLEAFQDGLGKGANVALSYALLGAFAVAIAKSGLAHVVADKALGLVNSRAQDGHGMLKGLLILVLGGVAVSSQNILPIHIAFIPLLVPPLLYVMGRLNLDRRLVACVLTFGLITPYMFLPVGFGGIFLNDILLANVTESGADVADVNVMTAMGLPALGMLLGLLVAIFFTYRNPRHYDTASVGQADTVHNASRPRALLVALVAIVTAFVLQLWLDSMIIGALAGFVIFSVSGVVRWKEADDVFTEGMKMMAMIGFIMITAAGFAEVMRATGSIQTLVDGSAELIGGNKALAALLMLLVGLLITMGIGSSFSTIPIIAAIYVPLAMQLGFSPLAIVALVGTAAALGDAGSPASDSTLGPTAGLNADGQHNHIWDTVVPTFLHYNLPLLAFGWLAVMVL; encoded by the coding sequence ATGAATGCCGTGGTTGCCGCCGTCGCGGTGATGTTGGTTCTGAGTTTGTGTCGGGTGCACGTGGTCGTTGCGCTGATCATTGGCGCGGTTACCGGCGGGTTGTTGGGCGGGCTGGGACTGGAGGCGACTCTGGAAGCGTTTCAGGATGGCCTGGGCAAGGGCGCCAATGTGGCCCTGAGCTATGCCTTGCTCGGTGCATTTGCGGTGGCCATTGCCAAGTCAGGGCTGGCCCACGTTGTGGCTGACAAGGCGCTTGGGCTGGTCAACAGCCGAGCGCAGGACGGTCACGGGATGCTCAAGGGGTTGCTGATTCTGGTGCTGGGCGGGGTCGCCGTATCGTCGCAGAACATCCTGCCGATCCACATCGCGTTCATCCCGCTGCTGGTACCACCGCTGCTCTATGTGATGGGGCGTCTGAATCTCGACCGTCGTCTGGTGGCCTGCGTGCTGACGTTCGGCCTGATCACGCCCTACATGTTCCTCCCGGTAGGCTTTGGCGGCATTTTTCTGAACGACATTCTGCTGGCCAACGTGACCGAGAGTGGAGCGGATGTCGCAGATGTAAACGTGATGACGGCCATGGGGCTGCCTGCGCTGGGCATGCTGCTGGGACTGCTGGTGGCGATCTTCTTCACCTATCGCAACCCGCGCCACTACGACACGGCCAGCGTCGGTCAGGCGGACACGGTACACAATGCTTCTCGGCCGCGGGCATTGCTGGTTGCGCTGGTGGCCATCGTCACCGCGTTCGTCCTGCAGCTGTGGCTCGACTCAATGATTATCGGTGCATTGGCAGGCTTCGTGATCTTTTCTGTATCTGGCGTGGTGCGCTGGAAAGAGGCGGATGACGTGTTCACCGAGGGGATGAAGATGATGGCGATGATCGGCTTCATCATGATCACCGCTGCGGGGTTCGCCGAAGTGATGCGGGCGACCGGCTCGATTCAGACACTGGTGGATGGTTCGGCCGAGCTGATTGGTGGCAACAAGGCGCTGGCAGCGTTGCTGATGCTGTTGGTCGGACTGTTGATCACCATGGGCATCGGGTCGTCTTTTTCGACCATTCCGATCATCGCAGCCATCTACGTCCCGCTGGCCATGCAGCTTGGCTTCAGCCCTCTGGCTATAGTTGCTCTGGTGGGCACTGCCGCTGCGCTGGGTGATGCCGGCTCACCGGCGTCGGATTCGACGCTCGGGCCAACTGCAGGCCTCAATGCTGACGGTCAGCACAACCATATCTGGGATACGGTTGTGCCGACCTTTCTGCATTACAACCTCCCGCTGCTCGCGTTCGGCTGGCTGGCAGTGATGGTCCTCTGA
- a CDS encoding NADPH-dependent FMN reductase yields the protein MLKIAIVAGSNRSNSQTAKVARFIRQTLHQRFALPLDDIAVIDLGSYPLPLWPADDVGPWGMFEKQLTRADALVILSPEYHGMASPAIKNFFLYASKTQLAHKPAMLTGVSAGVGGAYPISELRASSYKNCRLCYIPEHLIVRGVEQVMNMPEPVSEDDRRVRARLEYNLDVLLRYAEALKPVRAQIDMSDPAFANGM from the coding sequence ATGCTCAAGATCGCCATTGTGGCAGGCAGCAACCGTAGCAATAGCCAGACAGCCAAGGTCGCACGATTCATCAGGCAGACGCTGCATCAGCGTTTTGCGCTTCCGCTGGACGACATTGCCGTGATTGACCTGGGCAGCTATCCACTGCCGCTGTGGCCGGCGGACGACGTAGGCCCGTGGGGGATGTTCGAAAAACAGCTGACCCGCGCTGACGCGTTGGTGATCCTCTCGCCCGAGTATCACGGCATGGCCAGCCCCGCCATCAAGAATTTTTTCCTGTATGCGAGCAAGACACAGTTGGCCCACAAGCCTGCGATGCTCACGGGCGTTTCGGCCGGCGTCGGTGGTGCCTATCCGATCAGCGAACTGCGCGCCTCGAGCTACAAGAACTGCCGGCTCTGCTATATACCGGAGCATCTGATCGTCAGGGGTGTGGAGCAGGTAATGAACATGCCTGAGCCGGTCTCCGAGGATGATCGTCGGGTGCGCGCGCGCCTCGAATACAACCTCGACGTGCTGCTGCGCTATGCCGAAGCGCTCAAGCCTGTCCGTGCGCAGATCGACATGAGTGACCCGGCGTTCGCCAACGGCATGTGA
- a CDS encoding OprD family porin, whose protein sequence is MKHVKPHALAAAVALSLAVPSTPVIAMSLTDDATATLQLRNLYFNRDLRDAGAQSKAEEWAQGFIFRGKTGYTHGDQGLGLDVHAALGVKLDSADDRAGTLLLPNSFGDEGPDHYSHILFTGKAKLSESELKVGGIIPTVPVAQASDIRLLPQTYKGAALGVGEIPGLDIQAGQLRQVNYLNSSNLEDIGATVGGSSDRFNYLGGTYKVAPINSTLGLWRAELEDVYAQNLINLIVAQPVGDWTLGANFAYFDTSDEGNQPLTIDHKMKSLMLSAGTGAHTFRLGYQHSDGDTSFPYLSQNNPYLANYVQILDFARPDERSWQARYDVDFAGLGLPGLKGLVRYVKGTDIDLATTDDGSEWERDIDFTYTIQSGPLKNVALQWRNAMVRSDAIRDINENRLILNYTITLR, encoded by the coding sequence ATGAAGCATGTGAAACCCCACGCCCTCGCCGCCGCTGTGGCCCTTAGCCTTGCCGTTCCGAGTACGCCGGTTATCGCCATGAGCCTTACCGACGATGCGACTGCCACGCTGCAGCTGCGTAATCTGTACTTCAATCGAGACCTTCGGGATGCCGGCGCCCAGTCCAAGGCAGAAGAATGGGCTCAGGGCTTCATCTTCCGTGGCAAGACCGGATACACCCACGGGGATCAAGGGCTGGGGCTGGACGTGCACGCAGCCCTGGGGGTCAAGCTGGATTCGGCCGACGACCGGGCCGGCACACTGCTGCTGCCCAACAGCTTCGGCGACGAAGGTCCCGATCATTACAGCCATATCCTGTTCACCGGCAAAGCCAAGCTCTCGGAGAGCGAACTCAAGGTAGGCGGAATCATCCCTACCGTACCGGTTGCCCAGGCCAGCGACATCCGTCTCCTGCCGCAGACCTACAAGGGCGCGGCGCTGGGTGTCGGTGAAATTCCGGGGCTGGACATCCAGGCCGGTCAACTGCGTCAGGTCAATTACCTCAACAGCAGCAACCTGGAAGACATCGGCGCGACCGTTGGCGGGTCGTCGGACCGTTTCAATTATCTCGGCGGCACTTACAAGGTCGCACCGATCAACTCGACGCTGGGTCTCTGGCGCGCCGAGCTTGAAGACGTTTACGCCCAGAATCTGATCAACCTGATCGTGGCTCAGCCTGTCGGGGACTGGACGCTGGGGGCCAACTTCGCTTACTTCGACACCAGCGATGAGGGCAACCAACCGCTGACCATCGACCACAAGATGAAGTCGCTGATGTTGTCGGCCGGTACCGGAGCGCATACGTTCCGGCTGGGTTATCAGCACAGCGACGGGGATACCTCGTTCCCCTACTTGAGCCAGAACAATCCCTATCTCGCCAACTATGTGCAGATTCTCGACTTTGCACGCCCCGACGAGCGCTCATGGCAGGCCCGCTACGATGTCGATTTTGCCGGCCTGGGCCTGCCAGGGCTCAAGGGTCTGGTTCGCTACGTCAAGGGCACGGATATCGATCTCGCCACGACCGACGATGGCAGCGAATGGGAACGGGATATCGACTTTACCTACACCATCCAGTCCGGTCCGCTGAAGAATGTGGCTTTGCAATGGCGTAACGCGATGGTGCGCTCCGATGCGATCCGCGACATCAACGAGAACCGCCTGATCCTCAACTACACCATCACGCTACGCTAG
- a CDS encoding ammonium transporter produces MENLQSAVDTLIHGANTLFILMGAIMVLAMHAGFAFLEVGTVRQKNQVNALSKIISDFAVSCLAYFFIGYWIAYGAHFFTGAEHLAENNGYALVKFFFLMTFAAAIPAIISGGIAERARFTPQLCASLFIVGLIYPFFEGVVWNGNLGMQDWLQQRFGAGFHDFAGSVVVHAMGGWLALAAVLLLGARRGRYRDGQVVAIPPSNIPFLALGAWILTIGWFGFNVMSAQTIDGISGLVAVNSLMAMVGGIIAALVVGRCDPGFLHNGPLAGLVAVCAGSDVMHPLGALVTGVIAGALFVWTFILTQNRWKIDDVLGVWPLHGLCGAWGGLAAGIFGSKALGGLGGVSIAAQVVGTLGGIVVAFVGGLLVYGLIRAVAGIRLSEEQEFQGADLSIHRIPAVSDD; encoded by the coding sequence ATGGAAAACCTGCAAAGCGCTGTGGACACGCTCATCCATGGTGCAAACACTCTTTTTATCCTCATGGGCGCCATCATGGTTCTGGCCATGCATGCCGGCTTTGCTTTTCTGGAGGTCGGCACTGTCCGCCAGAAGAATCAGGTCAACGCACTGTCCAAGATCATCAGTGACTTTGCCGTCTCCTGCCTGGCCTATTTCTTCATTGGCTACTGGATCGCCTACGGCGCACACTTCTTCACAGGTGCCGAGCACCTCGCGGAAAACAACGGCTATGCACTGGTCAAGTTCTTCTTCCTTATGACCTTTGCCGCTGCGATCCCGGCGATCATCTCCGGCGGCATCGCCGAGCGTGCACGATTCACGCCGCAACTCTGCGCGTCGCTGTTCATCGTCGGATTGATCTATCCGTTCTTCGAAGGGGTCGTCTGGAACGGCAATCTCGGTATGCAGGACTGGTTGCAACAGCGCTTTGGCGCAGGCTTTCACGATTTTGCCGGCTCCGTGGTGGTTCACGCGATGGGGGGCTGGCTGGCCCTTGCCGCTGTGTTGCTGCTCGGCGCCAGGCGCGGCCGATATCGTGATGGTCAGGTCGTTGCGATACCGCCGTCGAATATCCCCTTTCTCGCTCTGGGTGCATGGATCCTCACCATCGGCTGGTTCGGCTTCAACGTCATGTCCGCGCAGACCATCGATGGTATCAGCGGCCTGGTGGCGGTCAATTCACTTATGGCGATGGTGGGCGGCATCATTGCTGCGCTGGTAGTTGGTCGCTGTGACCCGGGTTTCTTGCACAACGGTCCGCTCGCGGGTCTGGTTGCGGTGTGCGCGGGCTCTGACGTCATGCATCCGCTCGGCGCACTGGTTACCGGCGTAATCGCCGGAGCGCTCTTCGTCTGGACGTTCATCCTCACCCAGAACCGCTGGAAGATCGACGATGTACTGGGTGTATGGCCGCTGCACGGGCTATGCGGCGCCTGGGGCGGTCTGGCCGCGGGGATCTTCGGCAGCAAGGCCCTGGGTGGCCTGGGTGGGGTAAGCATCGCAGCGCAGGTCGTCGGTACACTCGGCGGCATCGTGGTGGCCTTCGTAGGTGGCCTGCTGGTATACGGGCTGATCCGCGCCGTCGCCGGTATCAGGCTGAGCGAAGAGCAGGAATTTCAGGGTGCCGATCTGTCGATACACAGGATTCCTGCAGTATCTGACGACTGA
- a CDS encoding EAL domain-containing protein produces MDGQPLPYFQPLIDTATGRIAGYEALARLRDDDGNVRSAGPLFTDPNVDPDDLLELDRTIRRLALERFRDNPAGFLSLNISPLWVSRLEPGAPLPSLALMAEIGLPPEQVVFEITELQGDIHQLKDVVQRYRQAGIRIAIDDFGAGYSMLDRVLALEPDILKLDIQLFRKAASGTGNSGDFVRALALMAEKSGCWIIAEGVETEAELHFALECGARYVQGYLFARPKENFLPDDAVQGTFSALRDRYVHDKLAERAKLSSLRGSLAQLFSELREWLASGAQPTQLPSPRQYPWLIRCFLCDAHGTQISPNYEWTDRQWRADPRYLDHNWSWRPYFYQILAEAGEDSRVILSNRYRDATTNQYCMTSGLFIDDSRHLLLVDIDIAHI; encoded by the coding sequence ATGGACGGCCAGCCGCTGCCCTATTTCCAGCCGTTGATCGATACCGCTACCGGCCGGATCGCCGGTTACGAGGCGCTTGCACGCCTGCGCGACGACGACGGCAACGTGCGCAGCGCCGGCCCGCTGTTTACCGACCCGAACGTGGACCCCGACGACCTGCTGGAGCTCGATCGCACGATTCGCCGTTTGGCACTGGAACGGTTTCGGGACAATCCGGCAGGCTTCCTGAGCCTGAACATCTCGCCGCTGTGGGTAAGCCGGCTCGAACCTGGCGCTCCCCTGCCCAGCCTGGCACTGATGGCCGAAATCGGTCTGCCGCCGGAACAGGTAGTGTTCGAGATTACCGAGCTGCAGGGGGACATTCATCAGCTCAAGGATGTCGTGCAGCGCTACAGGCAGGCGGGCATCCGTATCGCCATTGATGACTTCGGCGCCGGCTACTCGATGCTTGACCGGGTGCTGGCACTGGAGCCGGATATCCTCAAGCTCGACATACAGCTGTTTCGCAAGGCGGCCAGTGGCACCGGCAACAGCGGTGACTTCGTGCGCGCCCTGGCGCTCATGGCGGAAAAGAGCGGGTGCTGGATCATTGCAGAGGGCGTCGAGACCGAAGCGGAATTGCACTTCGCCCTCGAATGCGGCGCACGCTACGTTCAGGGCTATCTGTTCGCCAGGCCGAAAGAGAACTTCCTCCCCGACGACGCGGTTCAGGGCACCTTTTCCGCGCTACGCGACCGCTACGTACACGACAAGCTCGCCGAGCGCGCCAAGCTATCGAGCCTGCGCGGCTCGCTGGCCCAGCTGTTCAGCGAGTTGCGAGAGTGGCTGGCCAGTGGTGCTCAGCCGACCCAGCTTCCCTCGCCCAGGCAATATCCCTGGCTGATCCGCTGTTTTCTGTGCGACGCACATGGCACGCAGATTTCGCCCAATTATGAATGGACTGACCGGCAATGGCGGGCCGATCCGCGTTATCTGGACCACAACTGGTCGTGGCGCCCGTATTTCTATCAGATCCTCGCAGAAGCCGGTGAAGACAGCCGTGTGATACTGTCCAATCGCTATCGCGACGCAACCACCAACCAGTACTGCATGACCTCGGGACTGTTCATCGACGACAGCCGGCACCTGCTGCTGGTCGACATCGACATTGCGCACATCTAG
- a CDS encoding ATP-binding protein has protein sequence MNSIGRRLGLGLVAILLATVVLVGQGSVWLFDRALRSYLEDVLQSQTDSLLAALDPGPDGLYLDRLRIDPDYQRPFSGRYFVINATERWRSRSLWDHRLPLDGNGLSADLVDGPGNQRLLTRSGRYVVHGEAVTITVALDYTPVLNSLARARWWVWGLGGLTIALSVLLQQTLLRRALGPLRQAREQLADWRSGKRVALDEAVPVELRSLVMEINHLGRQIDAVLERSRTALGDLGHGLKTPLAVIESTLSRMGDSPYSDSLGRMREQVEAMRNQLQRALQRARLAPERQAGDRLDPGRDLPWLVASLSVAHNEGVSIELDGDADRPWPFDRDDMLELVGNLLDNACKWGHRSARLAWHAAPDAFELSVDDDGPGLSSAERSLALGRGMRLDERVDGHGLGLAIVSDLVEAYAGSLQLDQSEAGGLRVRIRLPYRQPVT, from the coding sequence GTGAACAGTATCGGGCGGCGGCTTGGGCTGGGGCTGGTTGCCATTCTGCTGGCAACCGTCGTACTGGTCGGGCAGGGCAGCGTCTGGCTCTTCGATCGCGCCCTGCGCAGCTATCTGGAAGACGTGCTGCAAAGCCAGACGGACAGCTTGCTGGCCGCGCTCGACCCCGGCCCAGATGGGCTTTACCTGGACCGCCTGCGCATCGACCCGGATTACCAGCGACCGTTTTCCGGCCGCTATTTTGTGATCAATGCAACCGAGCGCTGGCGTTCACGGTCGCTCTGGGACCATCGACTACCGCTGGACGGTAACGGGTTGAGTGCTGACCTGGTCGATGGGCCGGGTAATCAACGACTGCTGACGCGCTCGGGCAGATATGTAGTGCACGGCGAAGCGGTGACGATCACTGTCGCGCTGGACTACACCCCGGTTCTGAACTCGCTGGCTCGCGCCCGCTGGTGGGTGTGGGGGTTGGGGGGACTGACGATTGCTCTGAGCGTTCTGCTGCAACAGACCCTCCTGCGTCGGGCGCTGGGCCCGCTGCGCCAGGCCCGGGAGCAACTGGCCGACTGGCGCAGCGGCAAGCGTGTGGCGCTGGACGAAGCAGTGCCTGTCGAATTGCGCTCTCTGGTGATGGAAATCAACCACCTCGGCAGGCAGATCGACGCGGTGCTCGAGCGGTCTCGCACCGCCCTCGGAGATCTGGGCCATGGACTGAAAACACCGCTGGCAGTGATTGAATCGACGCTCTCGCGCATGGGTGATAGTCCGTATTCCGACTCGCTGGGGCGAATGCGCGAGCAGGTTGAGGCGATGCGCAATCAGTTGCAGCGCGCATTGCAACGGGCGCGGCTGGCTCCCGAGCGGCAGGCAGGGGACCGGCTGGACCCCGGTCGGGATCTGCCGTGGCTGGTTGCCTCCCTGTCTGTGGCCCACAACGAGGGTGTGAGCATCGAACTCGATGGCGACGCCGACCGCCCCTGGCCATTCGACCGTGACGATATGCTCGAACTGGTGGGCAACCTGCTGGACAACGCCTGCAAGTGGGGCCATCGGTCAGCGAGACTCGCCTGGCATGCAGCGCCGGACGCATTCGAACTCAGCGTGGATGACGACGGCCCGGGTCTGAGCTCGGCCGAGCGTTCGCTAGCGCTGGGCCGTGGGATGCGTCTGGACGAACGTGTCGATGGGCATGGCCTGGGTCTGGCGATCGTCAGCGACCTGGTGGAGGCATACGCGGGGAGCCTCCAGCTCGATCAGTCGGAGGCGGGCGGGTTGCGAGTGAGGATCAGGCTGCCGTACCGGCAGCCTGTCACCTAG